One window of the Leucobacter komagatae genome contains the following:
- a CDS encoding peptide MFS transporter, protein MSSPTTQPDNTAPASQSQPQKGGFFGHPWGLANLAGVEMWERFSFYGMQALLAFYIYYSVTDGGLGMSQAAATSIVGAYGGLVYLSAVLGGWVADRVLGAERTLLTAACLIMAGHLALALVPGMLGLAIGLVGVALGSGSLKTTTSTVLGDLYEKGDQRRDAAFSIYYMGVNIGGFAGPLLTSALWGWKGFHWGFGLAAIGMAVGLTQYLAMRKHTVSESSRKPANPLSTSQKRIWSVVFLAAITVIALALSFGIITAENLSTVVVVLIVIAVVVLFTVILTSHQVSAPERRQVFSFIPLFLASAVFWSLSQQQFTVLAIYADQRLNRNIFGWEMPPSMVQSINPVFIIILAGVFAAMWVKLGDRQPSTPVKFAIGTALMGVAFLCFIPFAGGANGTVPFLAYVVIILLLTLAELSISPVGQSLATKLAPRAFHSQMVALFFLSISLGSAASGSLSHFYTPENEVPYFLALGGASIAVGAILFLLRKPVLRLMGGIR, encoded by the coding sequence GTGTCATCACCCACTACGCAGCCCGATAATACGGCGCCGGCGAGTCAGTCACAGCCGCAGAAGGGTGGCTTCTTCGGCCACCCCTGGGGGCTCGCGAACCTCGCGGGCGTCGAGATGTGGGAGCGGTTCAGCTTCTACGGCATGCAGGCGCTCCTCGCCTTCTACATCTACTACTCGGTCACCGACGGTGGCCTCGGAATGTCGCAGGCGGCCGCAACGTCAATCGTCGGCGCCTACGGTGGCCTCGTGTACCTCTCGGCGGTGCTCGGCGGGTGGGTCGCTGACCGCGTGCTCGGCGCCGAGCGCACACTGCTGACGGCCGCGTGCCTCATCATGGCCGGCCACCTCGCGCTCGCGCTTGTTCCGGGCATGCTCGGCCTCGCGATCGGCCTCGTCGGCGTCGCGCTCGGCTCGGGGTCTCTGAAGACCACCACGTCGACCGTGCTCGGCGACCTCTACGAGAAGGGTGACCAGCGCCGCGACGCCGCGTTCTCCATCTACTACATGGGCGTGAACATCGGCGGTTTCGCCGGGCCGCTGCTCACGAGCGCGCTCTGGGGCTGGAAGGGCTTCCACTGGGGCTTCGGCCTCGCCGCGATCGGCATGGCGGTAGGCCTCACTCAGTACCTCGCGATGCGAAAGCACACCGTGAGCGAGTCGAGCAGAAAGCCCGCGAACCCGCTGTCGACGAGCCAGAAGCGCATCTGGTCGGTCGTGTTCCTCGCCGCGATCACGGTCATCGCGCTCGCGCTCTCGTTCGGGATCATCACCGCCGAGAACCTGTCGACCGTCGTCGTGGTACTCATCGTGATCGCCGTGGTCGTGCTGTTCACCGTCATTCTCACGAGCCACCAGGTCTCGGCGCCCGAGCGCCGCCAGGTGTTCTCGTTCATCCCGCTGTTCCTCGCCTCGGCCGTGTTCTGGTCGCTGTCGCAGCAGCAGTTCACGGTGCTCGCGATCTACGCCGACCAGCGGCTGAACCGCAACATCTTCGGGTGGGAGATGCCCCCGAGCATGGTGCAGTCGATCAACCCGGTCTTCATTATCATCCTCGCCGGTGTCTTCGCCGCCATGTGGGTAAAGCTTGGCGACAGGCAGCCGAGCACGCCGGTGAAGTTCGCGATCGGCACGGCCCTCATGGGCGTTGCATTCCTGTGCTTCATCCCCTTTGCGGGCGGCGCGAACGGCACCGTGCCGTTCCTCGCCTACGTGGTCATTATTCTGCTGCTCACGCTCGCCGAGCTCAGCATCTCGCCCGTCGGGCAATCGCTCGCGACGAAGCTCGCACCTCGCGCGTTCCACTCGCAGATGGTTGCGCTGTTCTTCCTGTCGATCTCGCTCGGCTCGGCAGCCTCAGGTTCGCTCTCGCACTTCTACACCCCCGAGAATGAGGTCCCGTACTTCCTCGCGCTCGGCGGTGCGTCGATCGCGGTCGGCGCGATCCTGTTCCTCCTCCGCAAGCCGGTGCTGCGCCTCATGGGCGGCATCCGCTAG
- a CDS encoding carboxymuconolactone decarboxylase family protein codes for MPPTSPTNLTNLSKQHPAVYEQLSAFSAAAEEAAADAGIGAKLVELIKIRVSQLNGCAFCTRLHSRDAVKLGETNDRLAVLPAWWESQYFSDIEAAALGLAEEVTRLSVPQRTEWDTGALNPAQISAVSWLALVMGAWNRVAIRSGYRVAP; via the coding sequence ATGCCGCCCACAAGCCCCACAAACCTCACCAACCTCTCGAAGCAACACCCCGCCGTCTACGAGCAGCTGTCGGCGTTCAGCGCGGCAGCTGAGGAGGCCGCCGCTGACGCTGGGATCGGCGCGAAGCTCGTCGAGCTCATCAAGATCCGGGTCTCACAGCTCAACGGCTGCGCGTTCTGCACGAGGCTACACAGCCGCGACGCAGTGAAGCTCGGTGAGACAAACGACCGCCTCGCGGTGCTGCCCGCCTGGTGGGAGTCGCAGTACTTCTCGGACATCGAGGCGGCAGCGCTCGGCCTCGCAGAGGAGGTGACCAGGCTCTCGGTCCCGCAGCGCACCGAGTGGGATACGGGTGCGCTCAACCCCGCGCAGATCTCAGCGGTGAGCTGGCTCGCGCTCGTCATGGGGGCGTGGAACCGGGTCGCGATCAGAAGCGGTTACCGGGTCGCTCCGTAG
- a CDS encoding TetR/AcrR family transcriptional regulator — protein sequence MAYLPREARRAAIIEATVRVMLAGGFEGVSARSVAAAVEGSPGLIHQHFESVPELIASAWQRFVADSLAEFDEAVFADGEDPIREFFGNHVDPERAAEVGLWVSAWAYALRSPEFGPVYAETLSQLTAALRGASPEVTELAAERTVLLGVALAGMQRIAPERYGAAHLEDIIAG from the coding sequence ATGGCCTACCTGCCACGAGAAGCGCGCCGCGCGGCGATCATCGAGGCGACCGTCCGGGTCATGCTTGCGGGCGGTTTCGAAGGTGTCTCGGCGCGATCCGTCGCGGCGGCAGTCGAAGGATCGCCGGGCCTCATTCACCAGCACTTTGAGAGCGTCCCTGAGCTCATCGCAAGCGCCTGGCAGAGGTTCGTGGCCGACAGCCTGGCCGAGTTCGACGAGGCCGTGTTCGCGGACGGAGAGGACCCGATCCGCGAGTTCTTCGGCAACCACGTCGACCCGGAACGCGCGGCAGAGGTCGGCCTGTGGGTGAGCGCATGGGCCTACGCACTCCGCTCCCCCGAGTTCGGCCCCGTCTACGCAGAGACCCTCAGCCAGCTGACCGCGGCCCTGCGCGGTGCGTCGCCGGAGGTCACGGAGCTCGCAGCCGAACGCACCGTGCTGCTCGGCGTCGCGCTCGCGGGGATGCAGCGCATCGCGCCCGAGCGGTACGGCGCTGCCCACCTCGAAGACATCATCGCGGGCTGA
- a CDS encoding FBP domain-containing protein, with protein sequence MRPHALTTLRNALGNVDASTRKTARMPRDGFTPAVEDRDYLGWRDPSAPQRGYLFIEGDRGLQGVMVTTTRTRNSVRRAVMCEFCRIPRRFDQVVLFTAPTSPKQKDSSTFGTYLCIDLDCNARVNALKPMGPLDPPAGVMVAERRAELSERVTAFVAEVLERAELQATRRTSSASR encoded by the coding sequence ATGCGCCCCCACGCGCTCACAACCCTGCGCAACGCACTGGGGAACGTCGACGCGTCAACGCGGAAGACCGCGAGGATGCCGCGCGACGGCTTCACCCCCGCGGTGGAGGATCGCGACTACCTCGGCTGGCGTGACCCGAGTGCCCCGCAGCGCGGCTACCTCTTTATCGAGGGCGATCGGGGCCTGCAGGGGGTGATGGTCACGACAACGCGCACGCGTAACTCAGTGCGGCGGGCCGTGATGTGCGAGTTCTGCCGGATCCCGCGACGGTTTGACCAGGTCGTGCTGTTCACGGCACCGACGTCGCCGAAGCAGAAGGACAGTTCGACGTTCGGGACGTACCTGTGCATTGACCTCGACTGCAACGCTCGGGTGAACGCGCTGAAGCCGATGGGGCCTCTCGACCCGCCCGCCGGGGTGATGGTTGCTGAGCGCAGGGCCGAGCTTTCCGAGCGCGTGACGGCGTTCGTCGCCGAGGTGCTCGAGCGTGCGGAGCTGCAGGCTACGCGACGGACAAGCTCTGCATCACGCTGA
- a CDS encoding IS1249 family transposase, whose protein sequence is MPKTTNSSTCLVCGNALVKNGFTSAGTRRWRCLNCGSSSTRKRADLTRRHTLDRFLSWLLGKDSQAEAAERVSDRTFRREIEWCWQIRPTLPTVTIPPRCVIVDGTYVGGWCLLVALDEDLTPLAFQWCSTETQAAWGALFAQIPAPLVVVCDGGPGLNAALKTVWPDTRVQRCIFHVLMNIRTHLTWRPRTVAGQTLLALTKQLSQVQTPEDALGWLKRLNAWHSIYGRLTRERSYARRRLKDGSWDSPTGKQWWYTHDRLRKAYRLLTEIQRRGHLFTFVQIDIPRTTSGLEGAFNSVLKTLLRFHRGMPTVHQKRVAEWFALKQAGLLQTAHSFITHEVINPPVNPRPRFTEPDPSPELYGTGLDASEGLWLRKGWGGRT, encoded by the coding sequence GTGCCGAAAACAACCAACTCGTCCACCTGTCTGGTATGCGGCAACGCGCTCGTGAAGAACGGTTTCACGAGCGCGGGAACCAGGCGCTGGAGATGCCTGAACTGCGGCAGCTCCTCAACCAGGAAACGGGCAGACCTCACCCGCCGGCACACCCTCGACCGGTTCCTGTCCTGGCTCCTGGGCAAGGACTCACAAGCCGAAGCCGCGGAACGAGTCTCAGACCGAACCTTCCGCCGGGAGATCGAATGGTGCTGGCAAATCAGGCCAACGCTCCCGACCGTGACGATACCGCCGAGGTGCGTGATCGTGGACGGAACGTACGTTGGTGGATGGTGTCTCCTGGTCGCGCTCGATGAGGACCTCACCCCGCTCGCGTTCCAGTGGTGCTCGACCGAAACCCAGGCCGCGTGGGGTGCGTTGTTCGCGCAGATCCCTGCCCCACTCGTGGTGGTGTGTGATGGCGGGCCAGGCCTGAACGCGGCACTCAAAACAGTGTGGCCGGATACGCGCGTGCAGCGTTGCATCTTCCACGTCCTGATGAACATACGCACCCATCTCACCTGGAGACCCCGCACCGTTGCTGGGCAGACGCTCCTCGCGCTCACAAAACAGCTTTCACAAGTACAAACGCCAGAGGACGCTCTCGGCTGGCTCAAGCGGTTGAACGCCTGGCATTCGATCTACGGACGCCTCACTCGTGAACGCTCGTACGCGAGGCGCAGACTCAAGGACGGGTCATGGGACTCACCCACCGGGAAACAGTGGTGGTACACCCACGACCGGCTTCGGAAGGCGTACCGGCTCCTCACCGAGATCCAACGCCGCGGACACCTGTTCACTTTCGTTCAGATCGATATCCCCAGAACCACGAGCGGCCTCGAGGGAGCCTTCAACTCGGTCCTGAAAACACTCCTCCGATTCCATCGCGGAATGCCCACCGTCCATCAGAAACGCGTCGCGGAATGGTTCGCTCTAAAACAAGCAGGACTGCTCCAGACCGCGCACTCGTTCATCACGCACGAAGTGATCAACCCGCCAGTGAACCCACGCCCCCGGTTCACGGAACCAGACCCGAGCCCCGAGCTCTACGGCACCGGCCTTGACGCCAGCGAAGGCCTCTGGCTACGCAAAGGATGGGGAGGGCGGACCTGA
- the radA gene encoding DNA repair protein RadA, protein MAKTSSAYACTECGWQAAKWVGRCGECQQWGTVELRGAAKASLARTTKATAPEAGREARPITELSGVSVKHRQTGITELDRVLGGGIVPGAAILFSGEPGVGKSTLLLDVASRIARHGARVLYVSGEESTGQIRMRAERTDALVDTLYLAAETDLSSVLGHIEMVDPGLIIIDSVQTLASDQVEGIAGGPSQVREVAAALIRVAKDRGTPVILVGHVTKDGSVAGPRLLEHLVDVVCHFEGDRNTALRFLRTLKNRFGPTDEVGCFEMTGGGIAEVSDPSGLFLSRGTVPVSGTCATIAMEGRRALPVEIQALVASSATPNPRRVTSGVDPSRVAMILAVLERRARVRLHDQDVYVSTVGGVKLTEPAADLAIALAVISAVADKPLALEFAAFGEISLAGEIRAVTSGPQRLAEAERLGYTRVVDSRAETLAEARRTAIE, encoded by the coding sequence ATGGCGAAAACGAGTAGCGCGTATGCCTGCACCGAGTGCGGTTGGCAGGCCGCGAAATGGGTTGGCCGCTGCGGCGAATGCCAGCAGTGGGGCACTGTCGAGTTGCGCGGCGCGGCGAAGGCGTCGCTCGCGCGCACCACGAAGGCCACAGCGCCCGAGGCCGGCCGCGAGGCCAGGCCGATCACCGAACTCTCGGGCGTCTCGGTCAAGCACCGGCAGACCGGTATCACCGAGCTTGATCGCGTGCTCGGCGGTGGCATTGTGCCGGGTGCCGCGATCCTCTTCTCTGGCGAACCGGGCGTCGGCAAGTCGACGTTGCTGCTCGACGTCGCCTCGCGCATCGCCAGGCACGGCGCGCGCGTGCTCTACGTGAGCGGCGAGGAGTCGACGGGGCAGATCCGCATGCGGGCGGAGCGCACCGACGCGCTCGTCGACACGCTCTATCTTGCCGCGGAGACCGACCTGAGCTCGGTGCTCGGGCACATTGAAATGGTCGATCCGGGGCTCATCATCATCGACTCCGTGCAGACGCTCGCGAGCGATCAGGTCGAGGGCATCGCGGGCGGCCCATCGCAGGTTCGGGAGGTCGCCGCCGCGCTCATCAGGGTCGCGAAGGATCGCGGGACGCCCGTCATCCTCGTCGGCCACGTCACGAAAGACGGGTCAGTTGCCGGGCCCAGGCTGCTCGAGCACCTCGTCGACGTGGTCTGTCACTTCGAGGGTGACCGCAACACGGCACTGCGGTTCCTGCGCACGCTGAAGAACCGCTTCGGCCCGACCGACGAGGTTGGCTGCTTCGAGATGACGGGCGGCGGCATCGCCGAGGTGAGTGACCCGAGCGGGCTGTTTCTGAGCCGGGGCACCGTGCCGGTGAGCGGGACGTGCGCGACGATTGCAATGGAGGGCCGCCGGGCGCTGCCAGTGGAGATCCAAGCGCTTGTTGCGTCGAGTGCGACCCCAAACCCGCGGCGGGTGACGAGTGGCGTCGACCCTTCCCGTGTGGCAATGATCCTTGCGGTGCTCGAACGCCGCGCACGCGTTCGGCTCCACGACCAAGACGTGTACGTGTCGACGGTAGGCGGCGTGAAGCTCACCGAACCGGCGGCAGACCTCGCGATCGCGCTCGCCGTGATTTCTGCGGTCGCCGACAAGCCGCTCGCCCTCGAATTCGCGGCCTTCGGTGAAATTTCACTGGCCGGTGAGATTCGCGCTGTCACGTCCGGGCCGCAACGCCTGGCGGAGGCAGAACGCCTCGGATACACGCGAGTCGTGGACTCAAGGGCCGAAACGCTCGCGGAGGCAAGGCGCACGGCGATCGAATAA
- a CDS encoding malate:quinone oxidoreductase, with protein MSTNTVDVVLIGGGVMSATLGTLIKQVRPDWTIEVFESRSEVATESSNGWNNAGTGHAALCELNYMPEGKDGSLSADKAININEQFQLSREWWSTLVERGILSEPTSFINPTPHMTFVRGEDNVDYLRRRYELLKTEPLFSDMEFSDDPEKIAEWVPLVIDRRAKSDVVAATRSESGTDVDFGALTRQLFAYLEREGAKMHLETEVQKLKRKADGTWNVHVRSRNGYGTTVTNAKFVFVGAGGGALPLLQSSGIPEIKGFGGFPISGKFLKTSNPEIVEQHNAKVYGKAAVGAPPMSVPHLDTRIIDGKKSILFGPYAGFSPNFLKKGSWWDLPGSIRAHNLGPMIKVGLTEFSLEKYLVSELLASREKQMETLRQYLPSARTEDWEMVTAGQRVQVMKKDPKLGGILQFGTEVITGAEGSIAGLLGASPGASTAVHAMLGVLKTCFPDDYTSEWEKVFKEQVPALGQGLNGRPEAAKASLERTTRVLQLGVDAPAEAVEA; from the coding sequence GTGAGCACAAACACGGTAGATGTCGTACTAATCGGCGGCGGCGTGATGAGCGCAACGCTCGGAACCCTGATCAAACAGGTGCGCCCGGACTGGACCATTGAGGTTTTCGAGTCCCGCAGCGAAGTCGCGACCGAAAGCAGCAACGGGTGGAACAACGCGGGCACGGGCCACGCCGCGCTCTGCGAGCTGAACTACATGCCCGAGGGCAAGGATGGCAGCCTCTCCGCCGACAAGGCGATCAACATCAACGAGCAGTTCCAGCTCTCGCGCGAGTGGTGGTCCACCCTCGTTGAGCGCGGAATCCTGTCGGAGCCGACGAGCTTCATCAACCCAACCCCGCACATGACCTTCGTGCGCGGCGAGGACAACGTCGACTACCTGCGTCGCCGGTACGAGCTGCTGAAGACCGAGCCGCTGTTCTCGGACATGGAGTTCAGCGACGACCCCGAGAAGATCGCCGAGTGGGTGCCGCTCGTCATCGATCGCCGCGCGAAGAGCGACGTTGTCGCCGCGACGCGGTCGGAGTCGGGCACCGACGTCGACTTCGGCGCGCTCACTCGCCAACTGTTCGCGTACCTCGAGCGCGAGGGCGCCAAGATGCACCTCGAGACCGAGGTGCAGAAGCTCAAGCGCAAGGCCGACGGCACGTGGAACGTGCACGTACGCAGCCGCAACGGCTACGGCACGACCGTGACGAACGCGAAGTTCGTGTTCGTTGGCGCGGGCGGCGGGGCGCTCCCGCTGCTGCAGTCGTCGGGCATCCCCGAGATCAAGGGCTTCGGCGGCTTCCCCATCAGCGGTAAGTTCCTGAAGACTTCGAACCCCGAGATCGTCGAACAGCACAACGCGAAGGTTTACGGCAAGGCGGCGGTTGGTGCGCCCCCGATGTCGGTGCCTCACCTCGACACCCGCATCATCGACGGCAAGAAGAGCATCCTCTTCGGGCCGTACGCGGGCTTCAGCCCGAACTTCCTGAAGAAGGGCTCGTGGTGGGACCTCCCCGGTTCCATCCGCGCGCACAACCTCGGCCCGATGATCAAGGTCGGCCTGACCGAGTTCTCGCTCGAGAAGTACCTCGTCTCCGAGCTCCTCGCGAGCCGCGAGAAGCAGATGGAAACCCTGCGCCAGTACCTGCCGAGCGCGCGCACCGAAGATTGGGAGATGGTCACGGCGGGCCAGCGCGTGCAGGTCATGAAGAAGGACCCGAAGCTCGGCGGCATCCTGCAGTTCGGTACCGAGGTCATCACCGGCGCAGAGGGATCGATCGCCGGCCTGCTCGGCGCTTCTCCCGGAGCCTCCACCGCCGTCCACGCGATGCTCGGCGTGCTGAAGACCTGCTTCCCCGACGACTACACGTCGGAGTGGGAGAAAGTCTTCAAGGAGCAGGTCCCTGCCCTCGGCCAGGGCCTCAACGGCCGCCCGGAGGCCGCGAAGGCGTCGCTCGAGCGCACCACCCGCGTGCTGCAGCTCGGCGTTGACGCTCCTGCCGAGGCTGTCGAAGCCTAG
- a CDS encoding HAD-IIB family hydrolase: MSVPRLVAFDLDDTLAPSKSPVPQRMLDVFARLLDQTTVAVISGGNFEQFESQLVSQLDGADSVSETALERLHLLPTCGTRYERREARAWHTVYREHLSEEERDGALTALREEAQRLGLWEAEPWGEILEDRGSQVTFSALGQRAPVDAKHAWDPTGEKKNTLRAAVAARLPDLEVRSGGSTSVDITRRGIDKAYGMRKLEEHTGISLDEMLFIGDRLDPDGNDYPVKAMGVKCHAVSGWEDTAAYLEEMLGA; the protein is encoded by the coding sequence ATGTCTGTCCCCCGCCTTGTCGCGTTCGATCTTGACGATACGCTTGCGCCTTCAAAGTCCCCCGTCCCACAGCGCATGCTTGACGTGTTCGCCCGACTGCTCGATCAGACCACCGTCGCGGTCATTTCTGGCGGCAACTTCGAGCAGTTCGAGTCGCAGCTCGTCTCGCAGCTCGACGGCGCCGACTCGGTGTCGGAGACCGCGCTCGAGCGCCTGCATCTGCTGCCCACATGCGGCACGCGCTACGAGCGGCGTGAGGCAAGGGCCTGGCACACCGTCTACCGCGAGCACCTCTCCGAGGAGGAACGCGACGGTGCCCTCACGGCGCTCCGTGAAGAGGCGCAGCGGCTTGGCCTGTGGGAGGCGGAGCCGTGGGGCGAGATCCTGGAAGACCGCGGGTCGCAGGTCACCTTTTCCGCGCTCGGTCAGCGCGCCCCCGTCGATGCGAAACACGCGTGGGATCCCACGGGAGAGAAGAAGAACACGCTGCGGGCGGCCGTGGCCGCGCGGCTCCCCGACCTCGAGGTGCGCAGCGGCGGGTCGACGTCCGTCGATATCACGCGGCGTGGGATCGACAAGGCCTACGGCATGCGCAAACTCGAGGAGCACACCGGGATCTCGCTCGACGAGATGCTCTTCATCGGCGACAGGCTGGACCCGGACGGGAATGATTACCCGGTCAAGGCCATGGGCGTGAAGTGCCACGCAGTCTCGGGCTGGGAAGACACTGCCGCCTACCTCGAGGAAATGCTCGGCGCGTAG
- the argF gene encoding ornithine carbamoyltransferase, whose translation MTRHFLRDDDLSPSEQREVLDLAARMKQDRFSERPLEGPQSAAIFFDKTSTRTRFSFAAGVADLGGNPIIVNPGEAQLGAKESISDTAKVLSRMVSLIVWRTHAHAGLEEMAENATVPVINSLSDDFHPCQILADLQTIREQKGELQGLTATYLGDAANNMGHSYLLGFATAGMHIRVAGPEGFHPRADIIADAEKIAAETGGSVTVLTDPAEAVAGADAVITDTWVSMGQEAEKAERIATFGAYRVTSELMAGAKGDAIFLHCLPAYREYEVAPEVIDGPQSVVWDEAENRLHAQKALMAWLLKESK comes from the coding sequence GTGACTAGGCACTTTCTGAGAGACGACGACCTGAGCCCATCCGAGCAGCGCGAGGTGCTCGACCTCGCCGCGCGAATGAAGCAGGACCGATTCTCGGAGCGACCCCTTGAGGGCCCGCAGTCTGCCGCAATCTTCTTCGACAAGACCTCGACGCGTACCCGGTTCAGCTTTGCCGCGGGCGTCGCCGATCTCGGCGGCAACCCGATTATCGTCAACCCGGGCGAGGCCCAGCTCGGCGCGAAGGAGTCGATCTCTGACACCGCGAAGGTGCTCTCGCGCATGGTGTCGCTCATCGTGTGGCGCACGCACGCGCACGCGGGGCTCGAAGAGATGGCCGAGAACGCGACCGTTCCCGTTATCAACTCGCTGTCGGATGACTTCCATCCGTGCCAGATCCTGGCCGACCTGCAGACGATCCGTGAGCAGAAGGGCGAACTGCAGGGCCTCACCGCGACCTATCTCGGCGATGCCGCGAACAACATGGGGCACTCGTACCTGCTCGGCTTCGCGACCGCTGGAATGCACATTCGGGTTGCTGGGCCCGAGGGCTTCCACCCCCGCGCCGACATCATCGCTGACGCCGAGAAGATCGCGGCGGAGACCGGCGGCAGCGTGACCGTGCTGACCGACCCCGCTGAAGCAGTGGCCGGAGCCGACGCTGTCATCACCGACACCTGGGTTTCGATGGGGCAGGAGGCCGAGAAGGCCGAGCGCATTGCCACCTTCGGGGCGTACCGAGTCACCTCTGAGCTGATGGCTGGGGCGAAGGGCGACGCTATCTTCCTGCACTGCCTCCCCGCATACCGCGAGTACGAGGTCGCGCCCGAGGTCATCGATGGACCGCAGAGCGTCGTCTGGGACGAGGCGGAAAACAGATTGCACGCGCAGAAGGCGCTGATGGCATGGCTGCTGAAGGAGAGCAAGTGA
- the argH gene encoding argininosuccinate lyase — MAAEGEQVTEETRNGAENSNRAAEDGALWGGRFASGPSPELLKLSKSTQFDWVLAQYDIRGSKAHASALAAAGYLSETELADMRAALDELSARVADGRFVAAEADEDVHSALERGLIEITGVQLGGKLRAGRSRNDQIATLVRMYLLDHAAVIGEMLVELAGAIHAQAVAHVGAILPGRTHLQHAQPVLLAHQLAAHAWPIVRDLERLRDWARRASASPYGGGALAGSSLGLDPRLVATELGLGDPLENSIDGTAARDVVAEFAFITAQIGIDLSRLSEEIILWNTKEFGFVRLHDGYSTGSSIMPQKKNPDIAELARGKSGRLIGNLTGLLATLKAMPLAYNRDLQEDKEPVFDSVEQLEVLLPAFTGMVATMRFDTDRMAELAPQGFSLATDVAEWLVKQGVIFRDAHEISGELVRYCEERGLELHEPSDEELLSVSEHLLPGVRDVLTIEGSVNSRVGAGGTAQVRVTEQLAKLAERLTEFGA, encoded by the coding sequence ATGGCTGCTGAAGGAGAGCAAGTGACTGAGGAAACGCGCAACGGCGCCGAGAACAGCAACCGCGCGGCGGAAGACGGTGCCCTCTGGGGCGGCCGGTTCGCGAGCGGCCCCTCGCCCGAGCTTCTGAAGCTCAGCAAGTCGACCCAGTTCGACTGGGTACTCGCGCAGTACGACATCCGCGGATCGAAGGCGCACGCGAGCGCGCTCGCCGCTGCCGGTTACCTCTCGGAGACGGAGCTCGCCGACATGCGCGCCGCCCTAGACGAGCTCTCGGCCCGCGTGGCTGACGGTCGCTTCGTCGCCGCCGAGGCAGACGAGGACGTGCACTCGGCGCTTGAGCGCGGTCTCATCGAGATCACGGGAGTACAGCTCGGCGGCAAGCTTCGCGCGGGCCGCAGCCGCAACGACCAGATCGCGACCCTGGTGCGCATGTACCTGCTCGATCACGCCGCCGTCATCGGCGAGATGCTCGTCGAGCTCGCGGGCGCCATTCACGCGCAGGCTGTTGCGCACGTGGGCGCGATCCTGCCCGGCCGCACGCACCTCCAGCACGCGCAGCCGGTGCTGCTCGCGCACCAGCTCGCCGCGCACGCGTGGCCGATCGTCCGCGATCTTGAGCGGCTGCGCGACTGGGCGCGGCGCGCGAGCGCATCGCCCTACGGCGGCGGCGCGCTTGCGGGCTCATCGCTCGGTCTGGATCCGCGCCTCGTCGCCACCGAGCTCGGTCTCGGCGACCCGCTCGAGAACTCGATCGACGGCACAGCGGCGCGCGACGTCGTCGCTGAGTTCGCGTTCATCACGGCGCAGATCGGGATCGACCTGTCGCGGTTGAGCGAAGAGATCATCCTCTGGAACACCAAGGAGTTCGGCTTCGTTCGCCTGCACGACGGTTACTCGACGGGGTCGAGCATCATGCCGCAGAAGAAGAACCCCGACATCGCTGAGCTTGCGCGCGGTAAGTCCGGGCGGCTGATCGGTAACCTCACGGGCTTGCTCGCGACGCTCAAGGCGATGCCGCTCGCGTACAACCGCGACCTGCAGGAGGACAAGGAGCCGGTCTTCGACTCGGTCGAGCAGCTCGAGGTACTGCTGCCCGCGTTCACCGGCATGGTCGCGACGATGCGGTTTGACACCGACCGGATGGCCGAGCTTGCCCCGCAGGGCTTCTCGCTCGCAACCGACGTCGCAGAGTGGCTCGTGAAGCAGGGCGTGATCTTCCGCGATGCGCACGAGATCTCAGGCGAACTCGTTCGGTACTGCGAGGAGCGGGGGCTTGAGCTGCACGAGCCGAGCGACGAAGAGTTGCTCAGCGTGTCTGAGCACCTGCTTCCCGGCGTGCGGGATGTGCTGACCATCGAGGGGTCTGTGAACTCGCGCGTCGGCGCTGGTGGGACGGCGCAGGTGCGCGTCACCGAGCAGCTCGCGAAGCTTGCCGAGCGCCTCACGGAGTTTGGCGCGTAA